One stretch of Leptospira bouyouniensis DNA includes these proteins:
- a CDS encoding RNA polymerase sigma factor, with the protein MSDEIRSLIDDCLLGKREAWQSLIQKFHRLIIGTCAHYVPREEVVDTSQLVYLKLTENDYHLLRKFKGESLPAFIIYLSEISKNISMSHTRSIRRTEFREGISLDLSIDILDERQTQEDVYFEWEEKQEFYDLIEALDEPHKEILILRLKGYKFKEIAEILEVPIGTVLARANRAKEKIKKLQTKEIKP; encoded by the coding sequence ATGAGTGATGAGATTCGGAGTTTAATTGATGACTGCCTCCTTGGAAAACGGGAAGCATGGCAATCCCTCATTCAAAAATTCCATCGTCTCATCATCGGTACATGTGCTCATTATGTACCGAGAGAAGAAGTTGTTGATACTTCCCAACTTGTATACCTCAAACTCACAGAAAACGACTACCATTTGCTTCGTAAGTTTAAAGGGGAAAGTTTACCCGCATTTATCATTTATCTCAGTGAGATTTCCAAAAATATCAGCATGTCCCATACTAGGAGTATCCGTCGTACAGAATTCAGAGAAGGAATTTCTCTCGATTTGAGTATTGATATCCTCGACGAAAGGCAAACCCAAGAAGATGTATACTTTGAATGGGAAGAAAAACAAGAGTTTTACGATCTGATTGAAGCACTGGACGAACCTCACAAAGAAATCCTCATCCTCCGACTCAAAGGGTACAAATTCAAAGAGATTGCAGAAATCCTTGAAGTTCCGATAGGGACAGTACTTGCACGTGCCAATAGAGCCAAAGAAAAGATAAAAAAATTACAAACAAAGGAAATAAAGCCTTAA
- a CDS encoding CHAT domain-containing protein — protein MKIRIISKYSNQGISDGECFWEEKLNQFGTVEKTTPFSGQLLQEFQNDWAIFVDRILSQNPKKEEFLDKLGKKSDSLEQIVFGETVPFWRLPGFRGNIELLVDPEFSPIPWEILRTTTGYLFQDKHFKRGIRIQKNQKEISKKTNAALIICNPVKTNLENTVNEECAALYPLLEKKLPLRILKQNHLTKIRFIEELNTVKFLHYAGHTEKKGIPILDNQFISINEIATRSFSHLELVFFNSCYSSFDSIEQSGLTTSFLKAGAKQVIGFLYPVETNLAKEIGISFWKYFLESKNTEKSLGKIRKNLLKGSGKEIITAISLVQFSTFDPNPLPKRVLSISLSLLFVLFFLIFTKESQKQNPKIPSETKALSKEQTFEKSLGEPIQGTNAKDPLVVRIQKINHPEFRKNALLFLETKHALLDDSHKREILESIFSEESSEEKMYYEFKTRSGF, from the coding sequence ATGAAAATTCGTATTATATCCAAATACTCAAACCAAGGGATATCTGATGGGGAATGTTTTTGGGAAGAGAAACTAAACCAGTTTGGAACCGTTGAAAAAACAACACCCTTCTCAGGCCAATTGCTGCAAGAATTCCAAAATGATTGGGCGATTTTTGTCGATCGGATCCTCTCTCAAAACCCTAAAAAAGAAGAGTTTTTGGACAAACTAGGTAAAAAATCAGATAGTTTAGAACAAATCGTTTTTGGAGAAACTGTTCCCTTCTGGCGTTTACCAGGATTTCGAGGAAACATTGAACTCCTTGTTGATCCCGAATTTTCGCCCATCCCTTGGGAAATATTAAGGACAACGACGGGTTACCTCTTCCAAGATAAACATTTTAAACGTGGGATCCGAATCCAAAAAAACCAAAAAGAAATCTCAAAAAAAACAAATGCAGCACTGATCATTTGTAATCCAGTTAAAACAAATTTAGAAAACACTGTGAACGAAGAATGTGCCGCTCTATACCCTTTGCTTGAAAAAAAACTACCATTAAGAATTCTAAAACAAAATCACCTAACTAAAATTCGGTTCATTGAAGAATTAAATACTGTGAAATTTTTACATTATGCAGGTCATACCGAAAAAAAAGGAATTCCAATCCTTGATAATCAATTCATCTCTATAAATGAAATTGCCACTCGTTCTTTTAGCCATTTGGAATTGGTATTCTTTAATAGCTGTTATTCATCTTTTGATTCCATAGAACAATCTGGTCTTACAACAAGTTTTCTAAAAGCTGGTGCTAAACAAGTAATTGGTTTTTTATACCCAGTAGAAACAAATTTGGCAAAAGAGATTGGAATTTCTTTTTGGAAGTATTTTTTGGAATCCAAAAATACCGAAAAAAGTTTAGGGAAAATTCGTAAGAATCTTTTGAAAGGATCAGGGAAAGAAATTATCACTGCCATCAGTTTGGTTCAATTTTCAACCTTTGACCCAAACCCACTCCCGAAACGAGTTTTGAGTATCAGTTTGAGTTTACTTTTCGTTCTCTTCTTTTTGATTTTTACAAAAGAGTCACAAAAACAAAATCCAAAAATCCCTTCCGAGACAAAGGCATTGTCAAAGGAGCAAACGTTTGAGAAATCTTTGGGTGAACCAATTCAAGGAACCAATGCAAAAGATCCCTTGGTTGTTCGTATCCAAAAGATCAATCACCCTGAATTTCGGAAAAATGCGCTTTTATTTTTAGAAACAAAACACGCATTACTTGACGATTCGCATAAAAGAGAAATTTTAGAGTCAATTTTTTCCGAGGAATCTTCGGAAGAGAAAATGTATTATGAATTTAAAACTAGGAGTGGGTTTTGA
- a CDS encoding cysteine desulfurase family protein: MKSHSTNDIKYFDYNATHPPYPEILESCLSEYLESYYNPSGITRFSLQKQGKIEQTRKYLSQITGHKEKQFVFSSTGTEANHLLIQSLRVMYPNLNSVIVSPFEHSSLYAALGTYGFQPILLQTNKTGTINLNHLQTLLKQEPKPVICLYAGNETGVIQPVEEIHALTKQYDQLLISDLMQAFCKIPVPFQLFDGYSFSGHKIGAGMGAAVSYLPKDNKDFKLFGGGNQENEHRAGTENTFAISCLQKVTETQLNLLDEKNKRLIEFQTRIETNLESVGCEIIAKSEKRLPNTTFLILPIQTVDFFLLGLEEKGLIVSTGSSCKSRAREASKSLLYMGYSEEEALRAIRISTGSFTKLEDVNLLIDEMKQLIQKLS; the protein is encoded by the coding sequence ATGAAATCCCATTCAACGAATGATATAAAGTATTTTGATTATAATGCAACTCACCCACCTTATCCAGAGATTTTAGAATCGTGTTTAAGTGAGTATTTAGAAAGTTATTACAATCCTTCTGGTATCACTCGTTTTTCCTTACAAAAACAAGGTAAAATTGAACAAACTAGAAAGTATTTAAGCCAAATCACGGGTCACAAAGAAAAACAATTCGTTTTTTCTTCCACGGGCACAGAAGCAAATCATTTACTCATCCAAAGTTTAAGGGTGATGTATCCAAATCTAAATTCAGTGATTGTATCGCCGTTTGAACATTCAAGTTTATATGCGGCACTTGGCACGTACGGCTTTCAACCAATTTTATTACAAACAAACAAAACAGGAACCATCAACTTAAACCATCTTCAAACATTACTAAAACAAGAACCCAAACCAGTCATTTGTTTGTATGCAGGGAATGAAACAGGAGTGATCCAACCTGTAGAAGAAATTCATGCTCTCACAAAACAATATGACCAATTATTGATCAGTGATTTGATGCAAGCCTTTTGTAAAATCCCAGTCCCATTTCAATTGTTTGATGGGTATAGTTTTTCAGGCCATAAAATTGGTGCTGGAATGGGTGCGGCTGTCTCATATTTACCGAAAGACAACAAAGACTTTAAGTTATTTGGTGGTGGGAACCAAGAAAATGAACATAGGGCCGGTACAGAAAATACATTTGCCATCTCTTGTTTACAAAAAGTGACAGAAACCCAACTAAATCTGTTAGACGAAAAAAACAAAAGATTAATAGAATTCCAAACACGTATCGAAACAAACTTAGAATCAGTTGGATGTGAAATTATAGCAAAATCAGAAAAGAGACTACCAAATACAACTTTTCTCATATTACCCATCCAAACAGTAGATTTTTTTCTTCTAGGACTAGAAGAAAAAGGATTGATTGTCTCAACTGGAAGTTCTTGTAAATCAAGAGCAAGAGAGGCTTCCAAATCATTATTATACATGGGTTATTCGGAAGAAGAAGCACTTAGGGCAATTCGAATTTCGACTGGTAGTTTTACAAAATTAGAAGATGTGAATTTACTAATAGACGAGATGAAACAATTAATCCAAAAACTAAGTTAG
- a CDS encoding tetratricopeptide repeat protein, which yields MFQAIKTVNHPFLFVFFCFLSVSTTLADSKPKLKECSLLEPGVPSEYLLSRAIQEQIDGYQANNRKKTTEAKLSFETSVSFLDKYHECQKEKGKGPTAQTAEIQAQNYLELTNTNKAWEWSEIAKQNSKEVTKEIVILQMRIRLREQDLGKATDVLEHDLVSFPNDPDFLYLLGNLYFERKMWNQSLLYYTALSFVIERRDNHSKYKNITSKSLGELNYKLDYPKIAIKRYNEYNSAIKNDMEVLFRLAQIYFVLGDFKMSKHYLEQIREKNSRDLDASHMLAEIIFLDARDLAPQFFLTLKNEKKIPKDGIIPLLYQLVNGTTFGLDEKLRIFIKANPGRLSPRVALLELAEKNNDPDYEQLNAETAQYAYEYRQYVLAEKILRRGMNRLKENQTEQRVNYLEKISSCQEMFGQWNHSILTTKEAITLSSDLEKKFRLRFRLAYLYLQGNLKKEHVSVGILTDTINENPNPTHYYLRGLAYFQLEKYKESIHDYSEAIRMEPNNPNLYFYRASAFDKLKQFSETESDLKKTISLNPNASNAMNYLGYLYAEKNIHPEEAKQLLNQAISLEPDNPAYQDSLGWVHYRKKDYNLALLHLNFAASLALERGFEDPVIYEHLGDVYLAKNDPVNAVQFYKLSLSKDKQTSNKDLVSKIKRVQKEISE from the coding sequence ATGTTTCAAGCAATTAAAACTGTAAACCACCCATTCCTCTTTGTTTTCTTTTGTTTTCTTTCTGTTTCTACGACTCTCGCAGATTCAAAACCAAAATTGAAAGAATGTTCGCTCCTTGAACCAGGAGTTCCTAGCGAATACCTACTTTCCCGCGCCATCCAGGAACAAATCGATGGGTACCAAGCCAACAACCGAAAAAAGACAACGGAAGCCAAACTTTCATTTGAAACATCGGTTTCTTTTTTGGACAAATACCATGAGTGCCAAAAAGAAAAAGGCAAAGGTCCAACAGCACAAACGGCAGAAATCCAAGCGCAAAATTATTTGGAATTAACCAATACGAACAAGGCTTGGGAATGGTCTGAAATCGCAAAACAGAACTCGAAAGAAGTCACAAAAGAGATTGTGATTTTACAAATGAGAATCCGGTTGCGGGAACAAGATCTAGGTAAGGCAACTGATGTTTTAGAACATGACTTGGTTTCCTTTCCGAATGACCCAGATTTTTTATACTTACTTGGGAATTTGTATTTTGAAAGGAAAATGTGGAACCAGTCTCTCTTATATTATACTGCACTTTCCTTTGTAATAGAGAGGCGAGACAATCACTCCAAATATAAAAACATCACTTCCAAGTCACTTGGTGAATTAAATTATAAACTTGATTACCCAAAAATTGCAATCAAACGTTATAACGAATACAATTCAGCCATTAAAAATGATATGGAAGTTTTATTTCGATTAGCACAAATCTATTTTGTGTTAGGCGATTTTAAGATGTCCAAACATTATTTGGAACAAATCCGAGAAAAAAATTCTAGAGATCTTGATGCCTCACATATGTTAGCTGAAATTATTTTTTTAGATGCTCGCGATTTGGCTCCACAGTTTTTTTTGACTTTAAAAAACGAAAAAAAAATCCCCAAAGACGGAATCATTCCTTTATTATACCAATTGGTAAATGGAACAACTTTTGGTTTGGATGAAAAACTACGTATCTTCATCAAAGCAAACCCTGGAAGACTCTCCCCCCGTGTAGCACTTTTAGAATTAGCTGAAAAAAATAATGATCCAGATTACGAACAATTAAATGCAGAAACTGCTCAATATGCATATGAATATCGTCAATATGTACTTGCAGAAAAAATCTTAAGGCGGGGAATGAATCGCCTCAAAGAAAACCAAACGGAACAAAGAGTCAACTATCTTGAAAAAATATCTTCATGCCAAGAGATGTTTGGGCAATGGAACCACTCCATCCTAACAACGAAAGAAGCGATAACTTTAAGTTCTGATTTGGAAAAAAAATTCCGATTGAGGTTTCGTTTGGCTTATTTGTATCTTCAGGGAAATTTAAAAAAGGAACATGTTTCCGTGGGAATCCTTACAGATACGATTAACGAAAATCCAAATCCAACACATTATTATTTGAGAGGATTGGCATACTTCCAATTAGAAAAATACAAAGAAAGTATTCATGATTATTCTGAAGCCATTCGTATGGAACCAAACAATCCAAATTTGTATTTTTACAGAGCTTCTGCTTTTGATAAGTTAAAACAATTTTCGGAAACTGAATCTGATCTTAAAAAAACAATTTCACTCAATCCAAATGCTTCCAATGCAATGAATTATTTGGGGTATTTGTATGCGGAAAAAAACATACACCCGGAAGAAGCAAAACAATTATTAAACCAAGCAATATCATTAGAACCCGACAATCCTGCTTACCAAGATAGTTTAGGATGGGTGCATTATCGTAAAAAAGATTACAACTTGGCTTTGTTACATTTGAATTTTGCGGCTTCCCTTGCTTTGGAACGTGGATTTGAAGATCCGGTCATATATGAACATCTGGGTGATGTATATTTAGCAAAAAACGATCCTGTGAATGCAGTCCAATTTTATAAACTTTCGCTTTCAAAAGACAAACAAACGTCTAACAAGGACTTGGTTTCCAAAATCAAAAGAGTCCAAAAGGAAATATCTGAATGA